The Portunus trituberculatus isolate SZX2019 chromosome 49, ASM1759143v1, whole genome shotgun sequence genome contains a region encoding:
- the LOC123499123 gene encoding caspase-1-like isoform X1, translating into MASRSAEITSVTENDIDQNCPLHEDSSLEAMQISNLDDNDGGKCSTIQREQSAPPGNTVPDDSDAHWMGWGRPMTDVRPQAVMSVGRDADFYKMDHKKRGQAIIFVYNQFDMDLQPRACAEHDAHITKSTFAHLGFEVKEHWNLTKRDFLKTLERVSSEDHHNSDCLVVVFMSHGNVDNNKEFLCTRDAKVDTEELWKTFTADKCPSLAGKPKLFFIQACRGDNIDKGVKMKQFRALSVQTDSLKHKEDYIIPLHADMLMMWASYPGMFAFKSSRNDIKGSVFIHFLSKVLRQDGRTCDLFTLLLRVTREVATRYESYSPDNYLLHQNKQTPYMVSTLMRKLVFPVWE; encoded by the exons ATGGCTTCAAGGAGTGCGGAGATTACATCTGTAACTGAGAATGACATTGACCAAAACTGTCCATTGCATGAAGATTCCAGTCTAGAAGCAATGCAGATTTCCAAccttgatgataatgatggtggtaaatG CTCCACCATTCAGAGGGAACAATCAGCACCACCTGGAAATACTGTTCCAGATGACAGTGATGCTCACTGGATGGGCTGGGGACGACCCATGACAGA TGTACGTCCACAGGCAGTCATGTCTGTAGGGAGAGATGCTGATTTCTACAAGATGGACCACAAAAAGAGAGGACAAGCCATTATCTTTGTGTATAACCAGTTCGATATGGATCTACAA CCACGAGCATGTGCTGAACATGACGCTCATATCACGAAGAGCACCTTTGCACACCTTGGCTTTGAGGTGAAGGAGCACTGGAATCTGACTAAAAGAGACTTCTTGAAGACACTTGAACGAG TGAGCAGTGAAGACCATCACAACAGTGACTGCCTGGTGGTGGTATTCATGAGTCACGGTAACGTTGACAACAACAAGGAGTTCCTGTGTACCCGAGATGCCAAGGTTGACACAGAAGAGTTGTGGAAGACCTTCACAGCAGATAAGTGTCCAAGTCTTGCAGGGAAGCCCAAATTATTCTTTATACAA GCATGCAGAGGTGACAACATAGACAAGGGAGTGAAGATGAAGCAGTTTAGAGCCCTCAGTGTCCAGACAGACAGTTTGAAACATAAAGAAGATTACATCATCCCATTGCATGCTGACATGCTCATGATGTGGGCCTCTTATCCAG GTATGTTTGCTTTCAAATCATCTCGGAATGACATAAAGGGAAGTGTGTTCATCCACTTCCTTAGTAAGGTGTTGAGGCAGGATGGCAGGACGTGTGACCTCTTCACCTTACTGCTACGAGTCACACGGGAAGTAGCAACACGTTACGAATCATACAGCCCAGACAATTACCTCCTTCATCAAAACAAACAGACTCCCTACATGGTCTCCACTCTGATGCGCAAGTTGGTTTTTCCTGTTTGGGAATAA
- the LOC123499123 gene encoding caspase-1-like isoform X2, with product MGWGRPMTDVRPQAVMSVGRDADFYKMDHKKRGQAIIFVYNQFDMDLQPRACAEHDAHITKSTFAHLGFEVKEHWNLTKRDFLKTLERVSSEDHHNSDCLVVVFMSHGNVDNNKEFLCTRDAKVDTEELWKTFTADKCPSLAGKPKLFFIQACRGDNIDKGVKMKQFRALSVQTDSLKHKEDYIIPLHADMLMMWASYPGMFAFKSSRNDIKGSVFIHFLSKVLRQDGRTCDLFTLLLRVTREVATRYESYSPDNYLLHQNKQTPYMVSTLMRKLVFPVWE from the exons ATGGGCTGGGGACGACCCATGACAGA TGTACGTCCACAGGCAGTCATGTCTGTAGGGAGAGATGCTGATTTCTACAAGATGGACCACAAAAAGAGAGGACAAGCCATTATCTTTGTGTATAACCAGTTCGATATGGATCTACAA CCACGAGCATGTGCTGAACATGACGCTCATATCACGAAGAGCACCTTTGCACACCTTGGCTTTGAGGTGAAGGAGCACTGGAATCTGACTAAAAGAGACTTCTTGAAGACACTTGAACGAG TGAGCAGTGAAGACCATCACAACAGTGACTGCCTGGTGGTGGTATTCATGAGTCACGGTAACGTTGACAACAACAAGGAGTTCCTGTGTACCCGAGATGCCAAGGTTGACACAGAAGAGTTGTGGAAGACCTTCACAGCAGATAAGTGTCCAAGTCTTGCAGGGAAGCCCAAATTATTCTTTATACAA GCATGCAGAGGTGACAACATAGACAAGGGAGTGAAGATGAAGCAGTTTAGAGCCCTCAGTGTCCAGACAGACAGTTTGAAACATAAAGAAGATTACATCATCCCATTGCATGCTGACATGCTCATGATGTGGGCCTCTTATCCAG GTATGTTTGCTTTCAAATCATCTCGGAATGACATAAAGGGAAGTGTGTTCATCCACTTCCTTAGTAAGGTGTTGAGGCAGGATGGCAGGACGTGTGACCTCTTCACCTTACTGCTACGAGTCACACGGGAAGTAGCAACACGTTACGAATCATACAGCCCAGACAATTACCTCCTTCATCAAAACAAACAGACTCCCTACATGGTCTCCACTCTGATGCGCAAGTTGGTTTTTCCTGTTTGGGAATAA